From Haliotis asinina isolate JCU_RB_2024 chromosome 8, JCU_Hal_asi_v2, whole genome shotgun sequence, a single genomic window includes:
- the LOC137295272 gene encoding uncharacterized protein has protein sequence MDEKRSNVWAHFDLDSSKRKTKCRLCGIMLSYAGSSTSSMRKHLNVKHKSVSVDVSSQTPVKKQAMLTQGYFGGYNRKKLDSKTYETFTLKAMLMCVRDLRPLNLVKDMWTSCATHGYITVTGHYITDERDLKSCILATRRVEDCHTGENIADDALVSIKTEFEIEYVCGLTTDNASNMTVAARATGFPHELEDVQKRLDKTVKHVVTDIPTRWNSVYFMFERLNELHTSIVAVVHDDKFKKQKHLNFKDSQWLLVEQLIVALKRLVSATEVLCSEEFPTAAGVYPLVFALVTKHLVPSDLDTRIVADMKTTIADGLKSRLMTADFWLSPIMTATALDPCLKNLRFLDEEQRRGTQEHVVILLRETSGEGQEPTLSTTPATEQVTVKVEPVSPMKTPKYCETGKAINFLFGDIIEIADDQNLSSRNAQQEYEDFLTSASKVSNLQTGKSFSLS, from the exons ATGGATGAAAAAAGATCGAACGTGTGGGCGCATTTTGATCTTGACAGTTCCAAACGAAAAACCAAGTGTCGCCTTTGTGGCATTATGTTGAGCTACGCTGGGAGCTCAACCAGTTCAATGAGAAAACACCTTAACGTGAAACACAAGTCCGTCAGTGTGGACGTTTCTTCCCAAACTCCGGTCAAAAAGCAGGCCATGCTGACGCAAGGATATTTTGGTGGTTACAACCGAAAAAAGCTCGACTCAAAAACATACGAAACATTCACACTCAAGGCCATGCTGATGTGCGTTAGAGACCTCAGACCTCTGAACCTTGTTAAAG ATATGTGGACCAGTTGTGCTACCCATGGCTACATCACCGTGACAGGGCACTACATCACAGACGAGCGGGATTTAAAATCATGCATTCTTGCCACTAGACGCGTGGAGGATTGCCATACAGGCGAGAACATCGCTGATGATGCCTTGGTATCCATCAAAACGGAGTTTGAAATTGAGTATGTTTGTGGTCTCACAACAGACAACGCAAGCAATATGACTGTGGCAGCGAGGGCAACTGGCTTCCCACAC GAGCTTGAGGATGTACAGAAGCGTCTTGACAAAACGGTGAAGCACGTAGTCACTGATATTCCAACGAGATGGAATtctgtatatttcatgtttgagaGGCTAAATGAGTTGCACACGTCCATTGTAGCAGTTGTCCATGATGACAAattcaagaaacaaaaacacctCAACTTCAAAGACAGCCAATGGCTTCTTGTGGAACAGTTGATAGTTGCCCTCAAACGACTTGTTTCTGCAACAGAGGTGTTGTGCAGCGAGGAGTTCCCCACTGCTGCTGGAGTGTACCCACTGGTGTTTGCCTTAGTCACGAAACACCTCGTTCCGTCCGATTTGGACACTCGCATTGTGGCTGACATGAAAACAACTATAGCAGATGGACTTAAGTCCCGCCTTATGACAGCTGACTTCTGGCTATCCCCAATCATGACAGCCACAGCACTGGATCCGTGTTTAAAAAATCTTCGTTTTCTTGATGAAGAACAGCGGAGAGGAACACAAGAACATGTTGTGATATTGTTAAGGGAAACATCTGGAGAGGGTCAAGAACCCACACTTTCCACTACACCAGCCACCGAACAAGTAACTGTCAAGGTGGAACCAGTATCACCAATGAAAACACCAAAGTACTGTGAAACGGGAAAGGCTATAAATTTCCTCTTCGGAGACATAATTGAGATTGCCGATGACCAAAACTTGTCTTCAAGAAATGCGCAACAAGAGTACGAGGATTTCCTTACTTCTGCTTCAAAGGTTTCTAACTTGCAAACAGGCAAATCATTCAGTTTAAGCTGa